A segment of the Natrinema sp. SYSU A 869 genome:
GAGACGCGAGATTCCCTCTTGTCCGTGGCTTCCGATAACGATCAGGTCGACTGATTCTTCCTCCGCTTGCGCGACAATGCGGTGATCCGGTTTGCCAGTGACGACGTTCGTTTCAAGACTGCGGTCGTGCTCGGTTGCAATTTCCGTCGCAGTTTCGAAGATGTCATCTGCGTATTCCTGATATTTCTCGGTAACTGGTATTTGCAGTTCGGGACCTACGAATTGTGCCCAGCGACGATCCGGTATTTCGATGACATACAGTGCCATGACCGTTGCATCCGGAAAGTCTTCGAAGACTAATTCGAGGGCTTTCGTTGCCTGGGGCGACCCATCGTACGGAACGAGAATTCGGTCGGCCATGACAAACGTATTCGATTATTCGGTATAAACTTGCCACCCGGATTCGAAGGGTGGAAAACGGTTTCTGATAATACGACAAGCAGTCCAATGTACTGCACTATACGGTAAGCTATCAGCAAGACGCACGGTCAACATTCACAGTTACCATCCTAAATTGATATTAAGGCGTAGTATCACTACCATATCACCACGATCATACTATCAATCAGTGAGTCAGGCCGCGCAGTTGTTTGGGCTAAGTTCAAGCTCCAACGCTTCCGATTAGTCCTTGGGAGACTCCGTGCCCGTGTTGATTTCGATTACCCGCTCATAGTTCGGAGGCGGCTCCGGTACATTCTCGACGGACCGGTTCACGAACTCGTCTTTGTTCAACCCGAGCAGATCGAGTTCGTCCCGAAGTTCGCTCAATTGAGCGCTAATCAACTCACCTGGTGAGCCGACCTCGTATCGATTGTCCTCCGTGACCGACACGTGTTCCGGATAGTTGTGAATTCACGTCGATCGAATGTGCCGTCTGTACGATCGTCTCCTCATTCCGACGAGAACACTTCAGTGATGAGATGGTCGCCGGTATCGAACCGCTCCCCGGCGGTGTTCTGGACGGGATAAATGGAGCGCTACTCATACTGTCGGACAGAACTAGTTGACTATCGATTGCTGACTTCGTCCGTCTCCACAGTCGACGGACGATCTTTCGTGATCGACTCTGCAGTGACTTCTGTCCGACAGTATCAGACGTGGTTTCGGGACAGCGCGGCCATCAGTAGGGGCGTTCATTACGCCTGTGCACCTTCCCGGCCCGGATTACGATGCCGCTCTCAGACTGCTTGAGGGTGTCGAGTTCTGCTATCCGATCGACGCCGACGAACGGGAACTGCACCAGCGGTCGGAGGAAATGAAACGGTATTACGAGAAACTCACTGACCGACTCGCGGCGCTCCAACAGGGAGAGCAGCCGATCGAGGGACGCGCCCGTACGAACGGGATCCGATAGCGGTGACGTGACCATGGCTTTCTACCTCCCGTCGACGTACATGCCCAACACCACCCCGACGCCGACCGACTCTGACGTTCGGCTCGTCGTCGAACCGCCGCAAATGGTTGTAGCGCGCCAGTTTTCATGGTATACGACGGACGAGCGCGTCGCTCAGGAGCGGATTCGGCTGCTCGCGGAGCTCGCCCGACGGGAAATCGAGACACGCGGTGAACCGACGCTGCTCCAGTACAATGATCCGTGGACGCCACCATTTATGCGATCGAACGGGACGGTGTTTCGTACACTAATCTCGTCCCGACTTCGGTGTTGTCGTACCCGACGGCCTCGAGCGCCGAGTCGAGGACGGCGTTGCCCCGTTCGGTCTGCGTTTCAACGATCTGCTCCAAGGCCGTCCCCTGAAACGCTGCCGGCCTGTACTCGAACGGGAGGGTAACGGCATGGAAGATCGTAATTCGACCGTCGGGAAACTGGTCGCTGGCATATCTCAGCGCGTCGATCGACTGTTCCGATCCGTCGACCGGAACCAGAATCTGACCCGGTAGCTTGTGTTCGCGCACCTCTGAGAGCGAGCCCGGCACAACGGTCGTCGACACGGGAATTCGGCGGAGGACCGCGTGGCTCACGCGGCCGAGAAACGGGCTGGTGACTGACGATTCGCTATGGCTCCCCATCACGACATGGTCAACGCTGTGATCGACGGCGTACTCGCCGATCTCGTGATGGGGACTCCCCATCTCGATGGCTGTTTCGATCTCGCGGTCGTACTCCGCCGCGATCGCAATCGCGCGCTCGAGCGTTGAACACCGGTCATCGTCAGAACGACAACTGATACGACCGACGAGAGGGGTTTATACTGCTGAGCGGTGTGTGATCCTCGAGTGCTATGAATTTCGATGAATTCACTGGCGAGGTTCAGCACCGACTCGAGCTACCCGGAACGGGCGAAACCGTTCGCGCGATCAGAGCCACGCTCGTGACGCTCGGACAACGGATTCCGGACGGCGCAGCCGAGGATCTCGCGGCCTCGCTTCCGATGGAGATCCGCTGGTACATGACCGGCGCCGTCGACGAGCACGGCCAGCGATTCGACTGGCGGGAGTTCGTTTCGCGAGTGAGCGAAATCGAAGGGAACGACCCGTCCGAGGCTGCGTACCACGCCCGCGTCATCGTCGATCTCGTCCGGACGCAGGTTCCAGAGTCGGATTTCAGCAACTCCGCGATCAGCTCCCCGAAGACAAACGGGACGAGAACTGGGAGAAACTATTCGAAGTCGTTGACGCTGGGGGCTGGGGTGACGCCGAAGAGGCACAGACAGGTGGTGGTCCGCAACCTGAGAACGGGTGACCGCCTGACCCAGCCTGTGAGACAGATACCGTACACTCCGTCTCTGAGTTTCCCAAATGACTCGAGACAGTAGGAATCGCTTCCGAACGATTGTGCGTCCATGACGTCGTACTTGAACGCGGAGAACCGCTCGAGTTCGTGCGTGAAGTTGTGTTTTCCCTATGTACGCGTCCGCTGAGTCTGCAAACTCCGTAGCAGTGCCCGCGTGACGACAGTTCGAACGGAACGCCTGCGACGAGTAGCGTCATCTTGATCCGCTGGCGAAGAACGAAGAGCGTGGGAATCGAAGGTCGGGGCATGTACGACCGGATTTTGATCGCCGTCGATGGGAGCGACGAGGCCGAGCGGGCGGCGGAACGCGGACTCGAGTTCGCTCGCGTTTTCGACGCGACTGTTGCTGTCTTGCATGTCGTCGACCAGAAGTCGCTCCGACTCGCGACTTCCGCCGACGAGAAGGAGCGACTCCGAGAGCGCGGTGAAACCGTTCTCGAAGAAATCGAGGAACTCGCGTCTGCTATCGGCCAGCCAGTGACGACGGAACTGACGGAGGGGAAGCCCGCGATCCGGATCGCTGAATACGCAGCCAAACGAGACGCGGGGCTGATCGTTGTCGGAAGACAGGGACTAACGGGGCTCGGAAAGCGACTCCTCGGCGGCGTCACGGAACAGCTCCTCCGCCGAAGCGACGTCCCCGTTTTCGTCGTCCCGAAGAATGCCTCGGACGCAACGACCGACTACTCCGACCTGCTCGTTCCCACTGACGGAAGCGAAACCGCTACCGTCGCTGCTGAACACGGTGCCGCGGTCGCACAACAGTACGGATCGACGGTCCACGTGCTCAACGTCGTCGATCTGCAGGCTGCGGGAGGTGCCTTCAACGCGGGCGGCCTCGAGCGCGAATTCGTCGATCGACTCGAGGCGGACGGCAAAGCGGTCGTCGAGGACGCGGCGACGGAGATCGGAGACGCGGTCCCTGATGTCACGACCGCCGTCGTGCGGACGACGTCGTTCGAAGGTGTCACAGCCGGCATCTGCGAGTACGTCGACGATACCGATATCGATCTCGTCGCCATGGGGGCGCGTGGCCGGTCGAATCTCGGTCGTCACGTCCTCGGCAGCGTCACCTCGACCCTCCTGCGGAGCGTCGACGTACCCGTACTGGTCGTGACGCGGTCGCGGTAATGGAATCGCTGTGCCGTCCGATCCTCGTGAACGCGGTCCGTCAGCACCGTCGGAGCAGTATCGGTTCGACCGAGCCAGCATTCCACTCGAAGCAGTCCAAGCTGTCGCGTGAACGTCCTTGCGACGGCAGGCGATTCGATCACGCGTCGGCTTCGAGATCACCCAGGACGCGGTCACCGAGTGCGAGCACGAGTAATGCACCGATCAGATCGAAACCGAGGTCGAGGACGGTGTCTTTCGTTCCGTACGAGACGAGAACCGGTTCGAATCCGAGGCGATTCCCCGCGGTGTGAATGGCATATTCGACGGTCTCCCAGAGGAGTCCGAGACAGACGACGGCGGCGACGACCCGGGGACGGGGATCGCGACCCCGTCTCCGGCTGATCGCGAAGACAGCGCCGCCGAGGATCGACGAGGAGTGCGTATGTGTGAGGTGATCCCACCACCAGACATCGTCGTACGGACCGAGCATGCCGACGGCGTGGGTGACCATTCCGCTACGCACGTACATGCGTTGCCACGGACGGAGTTCGATACTGTATGCCCGTTCGGCGAGATCGGGAAGGAATGCTCCGATCGCCGCGGCGACAGCGTTTGCAACCGTTCCTGGGTCACGTCGTCGTACTCCGAGGACGAACACTGCAAGCAATGCATACTGGATCCCGTGTTCTGCCCTCTGCTCGGCCAATGCTTTCATCGTCTCAGTTCGTAATGGATATGCGGAATACATAGGGATATCGGCCCGCGCTCTGCCCAGTTCGTTCGGACCCGATTTCAGTTATCGACCGGTCTCGATCTAGAGACGATTACACGGCTGGCTCCTCGTCATCGCTATCTGAAACTATCTTGAACACCGACGTACCCTGCGACCCGAGTCCGACAATAGTGATGTCTTCTGCCTTGACGGACTCGGTGATCTCTCGTTCGGGCACCCTTTTTTTTAATCCGGTCCACGAGCGTCACGTCCCGCTCTGACTCTCGGCGTCGACGACGGACAGGACGTGCAGTTCGGCGTCGTACCGTTCGGCGGCATCGATGGCGTGGCCAATTGCCCGGTCGACATCGGGACTCATATCGGTCGGGAGCAGCAGTCAATCGGATATTGAATAGACGTTTTCCCGAGAGTGGGATAAATCAGGAGTGCAGTTCTATCGGTCTCGGAGCACTCATTGGATTCAAGTAGACCGCGCGCTCTGTGTTTGGTACTGAGATGACAGCGACAGGCTATCGACCCATAATTGTTTGAACTGTCGACTTCTCCACTTTCTGGCGGCGAGGCTGTGTGGTGGTGGCTACGCTGTTAACTAGCCGTCACGATAGAAATCGTCGTGGGGCTTGGCCACATCAAGTCTCGGATCGGTATAGTATCGGAATTACAGCATATTAGGTCACACTTGTCTCGACAATAGCTTATTTCCGGTAGCCAACTGTTACAATAGTATGTTTGTAAATATTCGCTACTCTACCGACATATAGTGGAGAAGCAGGTCACTGCCACTGAAGCAATTGAAACAGTCAGTAATACGCCATGAAAATGACAGTATGACTTTCTATTGTGTCGAGTCAGATCTTACTCGGCCTCGAGAGTGATCCACTCGAGGGACTGGATAGGTATACTGGTTAGCAGAATATGATGTCGTCGATAGTCGTATGGTGGTTTGAACACGGTCACAGTATTATACCGATGGGTCGCGTGTAGACTCGTATGAGTGACCGACTCCTTGTTCCGTACGACGGTTCTGGACCGGCGAAAGACGCACTCGAGTACGCGCTCGAGAAGTTTCCGGATGCGGACGTAGTCGCCTTATATGTCGCCCCGGTTCCGGAAGGGTACTGGGTGGCGTTCCAGGATCCCGAAGAGCGGATTCCTGCCGCTGACCGGGCCCGCGATAATGGACGTGATATCCTCGATGAAGCGGCCGAACTCGCCGCGGATCACGGCCGTAATCTCGATACCGAAATCGCTACTGGGAAACCCGACCACGAGATCGTCGATCTGGCGGAGGAGGAAGCGTACGATACGATCATCATCGGAAGCCACGGCCGTGAGGGAATTTCGCGCATCCTGCTCGGAAGCGTCGCGGAAAACGTCGTCCGCCGATCGCCGATCCCCGTCATCGTCGTCCGGTAGCGTCGACTCCGATTCGAGACGAAAGCCGAGCCGACCGTGGTCAGGGACCGGTGTCAGGGGAAGCCAACGGTGACGAACGGGCCGCAGATATCGTGTTGCAGAACATCATGTCCCGTTCCGTACGAGCCCTGGTGCGCTTCTGGCTCAGGGATCTCCGGATAGTATTTTGGGACTCCGCGAGGTATGCCAGTTCGATGTCTCGGCAACTACTGGTTCCCGTCGACGGATCACCGCTGTCCAAGCGAGCACTGGAGCGCGCGTTCGAGGAATATGACGATGCTTCCATCGTCGCACTCCACGTACTCGATCCCACGGATCCCGGGTACAGTTCTCCGACCAACGTTGACGTCAGAAACGAACCGCCCCACGGTTCCGAAGAGTGGTACGAGCGGGCGAACGAAGAGGAGGAGAAAATTTTCGACGACGCACGCGACCTGGCGAGCGAATACGGCGAGGAGCTAAATACCGAAACCGCAGTCGGCGAGCCCGCACTCGAGATCGTCGACTACGCCGAGGAGAACGAGATCGATCACATCGTCATAGGCAGCCACGGACGAATGGAGGCGACGCGACTGATGCTCGGCAGCGTCACCGAGTTGGTCGTCCACCGGTCGCCAGTCTCTGTCACCGTCGTCCGTGACTGAACCGATTGATAGTCGTTGCCCGTTCGCTCTCGGTACTGATTCGAGTCGCAGACGGGGTCCACACTGGTCGCCGTAGAAGTCTGCGGAACGACGCCGTGCTCGTCCACGATATCCTCGAGATAGCTTGCATTCTCGATGGAGAGCAATTCATCAATCGAGCGTCGAGGGGATTCGATCGGGTAGTCGTTTTATACTCGCACTCAAGGGAGAAGGCACTGATACGATGGTATCGTTTCTCGTCCTCTACGACACTGGTGAGGGACAGACGGTCGAGACGGCGTAGCCAGGCGACTGCGGGTCGCTCGGCGGATGCCGACGGAATCGGACTGCCGTCGCGTCACCCGGCAGCACGTTTCGCATTGACGATCGAGAAACCGCGTGGCTCAGTCCTCGAGAGCCGCACTATGAGGGGATTCCGGTGCTGGTGCCGGTGGTTCGTGGGTGCCGAACTCGGGATGGGTCTCCTCCATCCACACGTAGACGACGGCACCGGAGAGGAACATCAAGACCGCGGTCATGTAGAACGCAGCTTCGGCGTTCACGAATTCCATCGAAAGGCCGATCAGAATCGCGCCGACGCCGTAGCCGGCGTCGCGCCACATCCGGTAGACGCCCATTCCGGCCGACCGCCACGTCGGGTGGGCCGCGTCGCTGGGGACGGTCATCAGGTTCGGGTAGAGAAGCGCCATCCCGAGCCCGGAAATTCCGGCCAGGGCCACCCATGTGAGGTAACTGTCGACAAACACCATTCCGAGGACGCCCGCGCCGGCGAGGAACATCCCCGCGATGACCGGCGGACGGCGGCCGATGCGGTCGGCAAGGCCCCCGGTTCCGATCTGGAGGAAGTACATCGCGCTGTGGATGCCGACGACGACGCCGACGGCCTGGATCGCGAGCCCCTGACTCGTGAGATAAAGCGGCACCGCGATCCAGAACAGCGTGTCCACAAAGTTCTCGATGTGGCCGGCCTGGGCCGCCGCGAACAGCGTCTTGTCGCCGTAGGTCGCTCGCTTCAGCACCTTGTTGAACGGGAGGTTCGCGTCGCGGTGGTCGTCGTCGGCCTCCATCTGTGCGAGTTGGACCGTCTCTTTGATGAGGAAGACCGAGATGAGGAACGCGAGCACCACGACGGCGGCGAGGAAGTAGAACGGTTCCGGTCGAAGGCTGGTCTGGCCGGCGATGACGCCGGTAATCCATGCCCCGCCGCGACACCAGTGTAGCCGAATGCCTCGTCGATGCCGACGGCGAGCCCGCGCTGGTCGGGGCTCGCGAGATCGATCTTGGCGTTGATCGCCATGCTCCAGGTCAGCGCCTG
Coding sequences within it:
- a CDS encoding universal stress protein, translating into MSDRLLVPYDGSGPAKDALEYALEKFPDADVVALYVAPVPEGYWVAFQDPEERIPAADRARDNGRDILDEAAELAADHGRNLDTEIATGKPDHEIVDLAEEEAYDTIIIGSHGREGISRILLGSVAENVVRRSPIPVIVVR
- a CDS encoding universal stress protein — encoded protein: MSRQLLVPVDGSPLSKRALERAFEEYDDASIVALHVLDPTDPGYSSPTNVDVRNEPPHGSEEWYERANEEEEKIFDDARDLASEYGEELNTETAVGEPALEIVDYAEENEIDHIVIGSHGRMEATRLMLGSVTELVVHRSPVSVTVVRD
- a CDS encoding universal stress protein, which produces MYDRILIAVDGSDEAERAAERGLEFARVFDATVAVLHVVDQKSLRLATSADEKERLRERGETVLEEIEELASAIGQPVTTELTEGKPAIRIAEYAAKRDAGLIVVGRQGLTGLGKRLLGGVTEQLLRRSDVPVFVVPKNASDATTDYSDLLVPTDGSETATVAAEHGAAVAQQYGSTVHVLNVVDLQAAGGAFNAGGLEREFVDRLEADGKAVVEDAATEIGDAVPDVTTAVVRTTSFEGVTAGICEYVDDTDIDLVAMGARGRSNLGRHVLGSVTSTLLRSVDVPVLVVTRSR
- a CDS encoding universal stress protein, translated to MADRILVPYDGSPQATKALELVFEDFPDATVMALYVIEIPDRRWAQFVGPELQIPVTEKYQEYADDIFETATEIATEHDRSLETNVVTGKPDHRIVAQAEEESVDLIVIGSHGQEGISRLLLGSVAENVVRRSPVSVLVVR
- a CDS encoding universal stress protein, encoding MGSPHHEIGEYAVDHSVDHVVMGSHSESSVTSPFLGRVSHAVLRRIPVSTTVVPGSLSEVREHKLPGQILVPVDGSEQSIDALRYASDQFPDGRITIFHAVTLPFEYRPAAFQGTALEQIVETQTERGNAVLDSALEAVGYDNTEVGTRLVYETPSRSIA